From the Chitinophaga lutea genome, the window ATACGTGCAAAGTGAAGTAGCAGCCGGCCGCAGCACTATTTCGGTGGCGATGAAAAGTTTGCAGGCACACGATCCAAGGATATTCTGGAATTCAAAAGAAGCTACGGCCAATCACCCGCAGTTGGAAGTGAGCACCGCGCCGGCCATCAATGCAACCGGCACAACGCTGTCAAAAATATCAACGGATAAAACCGGCAACACCGCGTCTGCCGCTATACTGGAATACTTCCCCAATCCGTTCCGGGAAAAATGCCAGATAAACATACATCTGCAGGAAGCCGGCCAAACCCAGCTCACGTTATTCGACATGCAGGGGAAACCCCGCGAGACATTACTCAAAGGGCATCTGCCCGCGGGAAAACATCAGGCAATGCTGAATGGCAGCAACATTGCAGCCGGGGTATATTCATTACAACTGATTCACAACGGGAAGATCAGCATCAAAAAAATTATAAAATTATAAGCGCACATAGATTAATAGAAGGGCTAAACGAAAAGAAACATCTTATGTTCAGCCTTCCTTTTGCTATCACATGCATTACCGGCAATCAGCCGGTACTGTTAGCGCGGGGGTTAAAAACAGGCAGGGCTGACCCGTAAGAGCCAGCCCTGCCATATTTAAGAACCCTTCAGCGGTATCAGTTCCACCCCGGCGTCTGTTTGTATTTTCCGTTGCTGCGTGATATTTCATCCGGGCTGATGGGCCAGGCCATATGCTTCAACGGATCAAATTTACGCGCCTGCCATACCTGTTTCACGGTGTAGGGTGAAGCAGGGTCGGTAGCTACGGTATGAATGCGGCCGTGCAGCGGCGCGTTGATCTTGTCGTAGTCGGCCCAACGTTTCAGGTCATGGAACCGGTCGGTCCATTCGCAGGCCAGCTCCACACGGCGTTCGTGTTTGAGGTCTGCCAGCGTGGGCACGGCGATGTTGCCCAGCCCGGCGCGGTTCCGGATCTCGTTCAGCGGCGCAGCTGCTTCTCCTGCCCTGCCCAGTTTGATGAGCGCTTCGGCTTTGAAAAGCAATATCTCCGCATAGCGCATCAGCGGCAGGTTCAGGCGTGTGGTGGGATAGTCGCCGCTGGGATTGATATTCGGGTTGGTGCCGGCATCCTCATTGCTGCCATAGCTGTACGGCTCCATATATTTGTTGATCTGGAAGCCGGACAGGCTGTTGGTGGAAAAATACCGCCGTTCCACACCGAAGTATTTGAATTTGTCGCCGAACTTCAGGATGGTCACTTCCCTGCGGGGATCATTCGCTTCGTACTCCTGGTACAGTTCTTCGGTGGGCTGGAAGTATCCCCAGCCATTGAAAATGCCCCATCCTTTGTTTTCCAGCACTACGCCTGGAAACTCAGAACCGCCCTGCACACCGGAGGTAACCGACCAGATGTATTCCGATCCCCAGTTCTGCGCGATCGTAAACACGGCGCGATAATTCTTCTCCCCACTGCCCATGCCGGTGATCAGCGCGCGCTTACCTTCATTTTTGATTTTATCGCAAAGCGCTGGAATGGGCTCCCATTTGGAGGCGTCAAAAGTGGCCCAATAGGCGTAGGCTTTCACCATGTAAGCCCAGGCGGCGGCTTTATGCGCCCTGCCACGGTCGTCGGCCCCATAGGTTTCGAAGAACGGCAGCAGTTCGGCGGCTTTTTCCAGGTCTTTGATGATCTGTGCGTAGTTGTCTTTCACCGAAGCCAGCTGCGGCGGCACACGCTCACCGTAACCGGCATTTTCCGGCCCGTCGAACGGCACACCCTGTTTTTCGTGGCCCCATACATACGCAATCCAGAAGTGGGCGAAGGCTCTCATAAAATACGCTTCGCCGAGGGAGCGGTTTTTAACGGCCTCAGTTACATTCACGGATTTGGGGATGCCTTCGATGGCCTGGTTGGCTTTGTTGATAAGCCAGTACAGGTCGTTCCAGCCCGAGGTGAGATAACCTTCGCGGCCGGTGGGAATGAAGTTTTTGATGTTTTCCGCGTCTGCTTTCACGCGGCCCACGATCAGGTCGTCGCTGGCCACCTGTATCCAGAACAGGTCGCGGCCCCAGGTGGATTCGTAACGCATCGGAACATACAGCGCCGCGGTGGCTTTCCGCAGGTCTTCGTCGCTTTGCCAGTAAAATGCGGTGGTGGGCTCTCCGTTGGGCTTGGTGTCTACCCAGTCCTTTCCGCAGCTGCCTGCGCCTGTTACCAGTACGAGGCCATACACTATGTTGAGCAATGTTTTTTTCATGCTATGATACTTTTATCAGAGGTTAAGTTTGAGGCCGAGTGAAATCACACGGGAGAGCGGGAACTGCCCCCCGTCTAGCCCGATGCCGCCCACTTCGGGATCCATGCCGGTGTATTTGGTGAAGGTGAGCAGGTTGTCTGCGCTTACGTATACCCGCAGGCCCTGGTTCCACGACATTTTCGGGAAAGTATAGCCGATCAGGAGATTCTTGAGCCGGAGATAATTACCGTTTTCAAGATACCAGTCTGAGCTCGTCTGGAAATTCTTGTTCGGGTCCGTAGCCGAAATGCGCGGAATATCCGAACCGGTATTCTGCGGCGACCAGGCGTCGAGAATCTTGTTCCAGCGGTTGTAACCCTGTTCCGAGCCATTGAGAGTGGTGTGTTTGAAGGCATGGAAAAGCTTCACGCCGCCCACACCCTGCAGGAAGAAGCTGAGGTCGAAGTTTTTCCAGGTCAGGTTGGCGGTGAAACCGTAGGTCAGGTCCGGGAAAGCGCTTCCCATGAATACGCGGTCGCCGTCGTCGATCTTGCCGTCGTTGTTCTGGTCGATAAACTTCAGGTCACCCGCTTTGGCATTCGGCTGGATGCGGGTGCCGCCTTTGCTGTATGCAGCGGCCTCGGCGTCTGTCTGGAAGATGCCATCGTTCTGGATCAGCCAGTATGCATAATACGGCTGGCCCACCACGGAACGGTATGGCCGCAGCACTTCTCTCCAGGCATCGCCGTGCGCCCAGAAAGAGCTCGGATTATCGTCTATGTAATCTACTTTATTCACGAGCGTAGCCATGTTGGCGCCAACTTCGTATTTGAGCATGCCCACCTCGCTGCGCCAGTTGGCGGCCAGTTCGAAGCCGGTGTTTTTGATCCGGCCCTGATTGATGCTGGGAGCGCCGTAACCGAAGGTATTCGGCCAGTCGGTATCCTGCGTTTTGATGAGGTCGTATGTCAGCTTGTCGAAGTAATCCGCCGTGATGTTCAGCCTTTCACCCAGCAGGCTGATATCGATACCGATGTCTGACTGGCGGGAAGTTTCCCAGGAAAGGTTCGGGTTATTGCGGCTGTTGATATACAGGGCATTGCTCTGCGGGCCGTTTTCACCCACCTGGTACGTATGATTGGAGCTCAGTTTGGGATATCCGTAGTAGAGGCCCACGGAACCGATGTTGCCGATGCGGCCCCAGCTGGCGCGAATCTTCACGAGATCTACGCCTTTTACATGAAAGAAGGGCTCGGAACTGAGTTTCCATGCAGCGGTAACGCCAGGGAAACCCATGCCGCGATTGCTCTCCGCGAGGCGGCCGGCAATGTCGTAGCGGTAGCTGCCCGTTACGAAATAACGGTCGGCCCAGCTATAGGAAATACGGCCTACGTAGGAGAGATTTCTGTCTTCCCACTGCCCGTCCCCTGGCCTGTTCTGGTCAAAGATGCTCGCGTTCACGAAGAAGCGAGCCCAGTCCGGCTCGTTCTCAAACCCTTTGGCAGCCGCGCTGAAATCGCGCGCGCCGTTTTCCTGCGCAGTGATGGAGGCCATGCCGCCGATGTTATGCCGGTTGAAGATGCGGTTATAACTGGCGGTGTTTTCCCATATCCAGTGATAACCGCGGTTGGTGGCATAAGACAATGTATTCTGGTTATTCGGTTTGCCCGGCTCGGTCCTTTTCGGCTCGAAGTTTTTCCACAGCGAGCTGTTCTGACGGTAAGCGAATCGTGAAACGAAACCCAGGCCGCGTACGATGTCCGATACGGTGAGCTCGGTCACCGACTGCAGGTCGTTGCCCTTGTTAA encodes:
- a CDS encoding SusC/RagA family TonB-linked outer membrane protein — its product is MNKTFTKPDRPVRRQRTTGPSLLRLLVCAGLLLLSHVGYGQQAVLNERVKVKLAKASLSDVLDALDKQSRYSFSYIAEDFDKITVTDFKADDITLGEALEQLRTKAAVEFNVNNTSIFFRKAAVPASSGTSQPVQRKVKGRVATPDNEPIPGVSVWQMGSENRTVTNAEGRYEISVDNPASVLRFSFVGFENRELAAGSSGELDVVLSNSRQSLSEVVVLGYGSAKKADLSAAVSVVPDMEQIKSRPVLNVPAMIQGKVAGVTVVNNGGHPNGSPSVTIRGVGSRGTESVLYVVDGVPNAPYNPADVESITVLKDAASASIYGAFSGSAGVILITTRQARKGTPGVEYSGFTGVKNAWRLPQSLTAEEEAKVSNLAYTNAGRTPLSGWDANLNPYAQVTRTDWMDEIFRTALVQRHTVSVNAGTDKFSTLLQARYENEEGTLINTYNKNISLRLNAFYEFNKKLKLRQELFWNNNDNRGTQTSSGYSGSILSAIYMPRSATPYYADGSFGGVGPRESAYLGIHGDAINPVATLLRNRPFNKGNDLQSVTELTVSDIVRGLGFVSRFAYRQNSSLWKNFEPKRTEPGKPNNQNTLSYATNRGYHWIWENTASYNRIFNRHNIGGMASITAQENGARDFSAAAKGFENEPDWARFFVNASIFDQNRPGDGQWEDRNLSYVGRISYSWADRYFVTGSYRYDIAGRLAESNRGMGFPGVTAAWKLSSEPFFHVKGVDLVKIRASWGRIGNIGSVGLYYGYPKLSSNHTYQVGENGPQSNALYINSRNNPNLSWETSRQSDIGIDISLLGERLNITADYFDKLTYDLIKTQDTDWPNTFGYGAPSINQGRIKNTGFELAANWRSEVGMLKYEVGANMATLVNKVDYIDDNPSSFWAHGDAWREVLRPYRSVVGQPYYAYWLIQNDGIFQTDAEAAAYSKGGTRIQPNAKAGDLKFIDQNNDGKIDDGDRVFMGSAFPDLTYGFTANLTWKNFDLSFFLQGVGGVKLFHAFKHTTLNGSEQGYNRWNKILDAWSPQNTGSDIPRISATDPNKNFQTSSDWYLENGNYLRLKNLLIGYTFPKMSWNQGLRVYVSADNLLTFTKYTGMDPEVGGIGLDGGQFPLSRVISLGLKLNL
- a CDS encoding RagB/SusD family nutrient uptake outer membrane protein, whose protein sequence is MKKTLLNIVYGLVLVTGAGSCGKDWVDTKPNGEPTTAFYWQSDEDLRKATAALYVPMRYESTWGRDLFWIQVASDDLIVGRVKADAENIKNFIPTGREGYLTSGWNDLYWLINKANQAIEGIPKSVNVTEAVKNRSLGEAYFMRAFAHFWIAYVWGHEKQGVPFDGPENAGYGERVPPQLASVKDNYAQIIKDLEKAAELLPFFETYGADDRGRAHKAAAWAYMVKAYAYWATFDASKWEPIPALCDKIKNEGKRALITGMGSGEKNYRAVFTIAQNWGSEYIWSVTSGVQGGSEFPGVVLENKGWGIFNGWGYFQPTEELYQEYEANDPRREVTILKFGDKFKYFGVERRYFSTNSLSGFQINKYMEPYSYGSNEDAGTNPNINPSGDYPTTRLNLPLMRYAEILLFKAEALIKLGRAGEAAAPLNEIRNRAGLGNIAVPTLADLKHERRVELACEWTDRFHDLKRWADYDKINAPLHGRIHTVATDPASPYTVKQVWQARKFDPLKHMAWPISPDEISRSNGKYKQTPGWN